GACAAATGAATCGTGTAGGCGCAGCCAAAATCGCTTTTGAACAAGCGGGTGAAAAAGCAAAAGGCAGTATTCTCGCCTCTGATGCGTTCTTCCCTATGCCGGATACGGTAGAAGCGGCAGCTGAAGCAGGCGTTACTGCTATCATCCAGCCGGGTGGATCGAAGCGTGACCAGGACTCGATCGATGCCTGCAATAAACACGGCATCGCAATGGTCTTCACAAGCATGCGTCATTTCAAGCACTAAGAACAAGGGAGGATGGACGACGATGAATATCATGGTAATCGGACGGGGCGGCCGTGAACACAGCCTTGTTCAAAAATTAGCAGCAAGTAAACAGACAGAGAAAATTTACGCAGCTCCCGGTAACGCCGGTATGAAAGAAGCCGTCTGCGTGGCGATTGAAGAAGGGGATCATGATGCCCTCGTTTCTTTTGCGAAGGAAAACGACATTCATCTGACAGTCGTAGGTCCGGAAGTTCCTTTGCTTGAAGGGATCGTCGACCATTTTCAAGCGAATGACCTGAAAGTATTCGGACCCACCAAGGATGCGGCGCTGATCGAGGGAAGTAAACATTTCGCGAAACAGATGATGGACAAATATGATATTCCCACAGCGGAATATCAGGCTTTCTCCGACCTGGTGGAAGCGAAAGCGTACATTAAAGAAAAAGGCGCTCCGATTGTCATCAAGGCAGACGGCCTGGCTGCTGGAAAAGGTGTCGTTGTCGCCGAAACGCTGGAACAAGCGTTGGAAGCGGCCGATTCCATGCTCGGCGAAGGGCAGTTCGGAGAAGCAAGCAGTGAAATCGTTGTGGAAGAGTTTTTAGCAGGGGATGAATTCTCCTTGATGGCCTTCGTCCACGGTCCGAACGTCTATCCAATGATTCCTGCAAAGGATCATAAGCGGGCATTCGACGGGGATGAAGGACCGAATACAGGAGGTATGGGGGCATTCGCTCCCGTCCCGGGACTGGCCTCGTCTTCCTATGATACAGCTGTGGAATCGATTGTACGTCCGGTCGCTGAAGCGATGGTCCAGGAAGAACGTCCGTTTACGGGAATTCTTTATGCCGGACTGATCGAAACAGACAAAGGACCGAAAGTAATTGAATTTAACGCTCGTTTCGGAGATCCGGAGACCCAGGTGGTCCTGCCTTTGCTGAAGAATGACCTGGAGCAGGTGTTTTTGGATGTCATGGACGGAAAAGACCCCGAACTTCAATGGTCGGAAGAATCGTGTGCAGGAGTTGTCGTCGCATCGAGCGGATATCCGGGGGGATATGTGAAAGGGCGCCCGCTTCCTGCACTCGAAACGTCAGATTC
This sequence is a window from Bacillus sp. SB49. Protein-coding genes within it:
- the purD gene encoding phosphoribosylamine--glycine ligase, with the translated sequence MNIMVIGRGGREHSLVQKLAASKQTEKIYAAPGNAGMKEAVCVAIEEGDHDALVSFAKENDIHLTVVGPEVPLLEGIVDHFQANDLKVFGPTKDAALIEGSKHFAKQMMDKYDIPTAEYQAFSDLVEAKAYIKEKGAPIVIKADGLAAGKGVVVAETLEQALEAADSMLGEGQFGEASSEIVVEEFLAGDEFSLMAFVHGPNVYPMIPAKDHKRAFDGDEGPNTGGMGAFAPVPGLASSSYDTAVESIVRPVAEAMVQEERPFTGILYAGLIETDKGPKVIEFNARFGDPETQVVLPLLKNDLEQVFLDVMDGKDPELQWSEESCAGVVVASSGYPGGYVKGRPLPALETSDSAFLVHAGTAFENGTYVSDGGRVLLVGSKGNDLSRALDCAYEALRPLHANEDFFYRRDIGRSSITSSSGSDE